From a region of the Candidatus Aminicenantes bacterium genome:
- a CDS encoding amidohydrolase has translation MCVNDVDLEQLVQLRHHLHAHPELSGKESGTARTIQAFILGHSRAQVMQGLGGHGLAAVFEGPDPGPTVLFRADLDALPINEQSDAEHRSRVNAVAHLCGHDGHMAILCGLAMHLSRHCPQRGRVVLLFQPAEETGTGAARVIADPGFEKIRPDIAFALHNLPGFPKGSVVWRYGPFASASRGLIMRLTGRTAHAGEPENGVTPAPAVSRLLAGIPALPGMAGIRGFGLATVVHARLGEVAFGTAPGEAVVMATLRTHTDRDMDRLFAAGEQLARETAAASGLKIALEAVEDFPATINDRDAVERVRAAAQAESIPMVKVTQPFRWSEDFAHFTRLCPAALFGLGAGEDGPRLHNPEYAFPDELIKPGVAVFAALSRGLLGEERHDG, from the coding sequence ATGTGTGTCAATGATGTTGACCTGGAGCAACTGGTTCAACTGCGTCACCATCTTCACGCCCATCCCGAGTTGTCGGGAAAGGAATCCGGTACGGCACGCACGATTCAGGCGTTTATCCTCGGACACTCCCGGGCGCAGGTTATGCAAGGGCTGGGGGGACACGGATTGGCCGCGGTGTTTGAAGGCCCTGATCCGGGGCCCACCGTGTTGTTCCGCGCCGACCTGGACGCGCTGCCCATCAATGAACAATCCGACGCTGAGCATCGCTCACGGGTAAACGCAGTGGCTCACCTCTGTGGCCATGACGGCCACATGGCGATCCTGTGCGGACTGGCCATGCATCTGAGCCGGCATTGTCCCCAACGCGGGCGAGTGGTTCTGCTGTTTCAGCCCGCGGAAGAGACCGGCACCGGCGCGGCGCGGGTGATTGCGGACCCCGGCTTTGAAAAAATCCGTCCTGATATCGCTTTTGCGTTGCATAACCTGCCCGGGTTTCCCAAGGGGAGCGTAGTATGGCGTTATGGTCCATTCGCTTCCGCTTCCCGCGGACTGATCATGCGCCTGACGGGACGAACCGCCCACGCCGGGGAGCCGGAGAACGGTGTTACTCCCGCGCCTGCCGTGTCACGCCTTCTGGCGGGAATCCCCGCCCTGCCCGGAATGGCGGGGATTCGAGGTTTTGGCCTGGCAACTGTTGTCCACGCCCGCCTGGGAGAGGTGGCCTTCGGCACCGCCCCGGGTGAAGCCGTGGTCATGGCCACGTTGCGTACCCACACGGACCGGGACATGGACAGATTGTTCGCGGCCGGTGAACAATTGGCCCGGGAAACGGCCGCCGCTTCCGGGTTAAAGATCGCCCTGGAAGCGGTTGAGGATTTTCCCGCCACGATCAATGACCGTGATGCCGTGGAACGGGTTCGTGCCGCCGCGCAGGCGGAGTCAATCCCCATGGTGAAAGTCACGCAGCCTTTCCGCTGGTCGGAGGATTTCGCCCACTTCACCCGCCTCTGTCCCGCGGCCCTGTTCGGTTTGGGCGCCGGAGAGGACGGTCCCCGGCTGCACAATCCGGAGTATGCTTTTCCGGATGAATTGATCAAGCCGGGGGTGGCCGTGTTCGCGGCCCTGAGTCGCGGCCTGCTCGGAGAGGAACGACATGACGGCTGA
- the alr gene encoding alanine racemase, which yields MTAESSHTSIIEVSRAAIQQNLDCLREFLGPDIRISSVVKANAYGHGIEAFVPVAEAAGIDHFSVFSGDEARRVVAVKQPGTDVMIMGWMGANDVEWAVREGVDFFVFDLTRLEAAAAAGRKLRRSARVHLEVETGMNRTGLDRRQLKQAVELLNTWNEEVRVRGVCTHYAGAESIANHVRVQRQITRFERICHWLENHGIHPDMRHTACSAAAIAYPRTRMDMVRIGILQYGFWPTREIQVHYRNRRQGFALKLRRVLSWKSRIMVLKQVHTGEFISYGTSTFAEEDKLIAIIPVGYSHGYSRSLSNQGRVLIRERRAPVIGLVNMNMLLADVTGIPEVKAGDEVVLIGTQGDTEISLASFAEFNDQLNYELLARLPAETPRVVVKE from the coding sequence ATGACGGCTGAATCTTCCCACACCTCCATTATCGAGGTCAGTCGTGCCGCTATCCAACAGAATCTGGATTGTTTGCGCGAGTTTCTGGGGCCGGACATACGCATTTCATCAGTGGTTAAGGCAAACGCGTACGGCCACGGTATTGAGGCTTTCGTTCCCGTGGCCGAAGCCGCAGGGATCGATCACTTCTCTGTATTCAGCGGAGACGAGGCACGCCGCGTGGTTGCGGTCAAGCAACCGGGAACGGACGTCATGATCATGGGCTGGATGGGGGCGAACGACGTGGAATGGGCGGTGCGGGAAGGCGTGGACTTTTTTGTATTCGACCTCACGAGACTGGAAGCGGCGGCCGCGGCGGGACGCAAGTTGCGGAGATCCGCCCGGGTTCACCTGGAGGTGGAAACCGGAATGAACCGAACCGGACTCGACCGCAGGCAATTAAAGCAGGCGGTGGAATTGCTGAATACATGGAACGAAGAAGTGCGGGTGAGGGGGGTCTGCACCCATTACGCCGGCGCGGAGAGCATTGCAAACCATGTGCGGGTTCAGCGCCAGATCACGCGTTTTGAGCGCATTTGCCACTGGCTGGAAAACCACGGCATCCACCCGGATATGCGCCATACCGCCTGTTCCGCCGCGGCCATCGCTTATCCGCGCACGCGCATGGACATGGTGCGTATCGGCATACTGCAGTATGGCTTCTGGCCCACCCGGGAGATCCAGGTCCACTACCGCAACCGCCGCCAGGGATTCGCCCTGAAGCTGCGGCGCGTCTTGAGTTGGAAGAGCCGCATCATGGTGCTCAAGCAGGTTCATACCGGGGAGTTTATCAGCTACGGCACATCCACCTTTGCTGAAGAGGACAAGTTGATCGCCATCATTCCCGTGGGTTATTCGCACGGATACAGCCGTTCCTTGAGCAACCAGGGACGCGTTCTGATCCGGGAACGCCGCGCGCCGGTGATCGGCCTGGTGAACATGAACATGCTGTTGGCCGATGTAACGGGGATTCCCGAAGTGAAAGCCGGGGACGAGGTGGTACTCATCGGCACCCAAGGGGATACGGAGATCAGCCTGGCTTCATTTGCTGAGTTCAACGACCAGTTGAACTACGAGTTGCTGGCCCGCCTACCGGCC